In Nocardioides sp. WS12, the DNA window CTGAATCCCCGACCTCCGTATCGGCGAATGAATGGCCCACCTACGAATGCCATTGGTCGACGTCCTCGACTGTCAGCACCGCGCTCGACACGCGAGCGGTCAACAACACCCAGGCAGCAGACCAACAGAAACGGCAGCCCCATGAGCCCTAAGCGAGAAAGCCTTCACCGAACGACCTTGATCCTCATCCGCGAGGCCGAACGGTTCGAGCAGGCTGAAGCGGCAGGCGTAGAACTCATAGACCCGCTCATGGTGCGAATGACGAATGAAGTGTGGCTTGCAGGCGTGGTCATTTGCCTCATGAACGGTCTGGAATGCGAGGCATCCAAGACCGTGGACATCGTGCATGCCAACCGAGGACCCTGCCTTGAGGCCCGGCGCATGGGTATTGAGCCGTGGGAAGTCGCGCAGTTCATGAAGATGAAGATGGGCATCGCGGAGCGAGGTGACGAATGACCGGAGCTGACCCCACCAGTCATCACACCACCCAACTAACGGCCAGCATGTTGCAACAAACTCCACAAGCGAAAGTGGCCCGACCCGGTTCTCCGGAAATGCTGGTGTCCCGGGAACCGGTTACAGGTCAAGCTTCGGTCGAGCCAGAGTCAGTTGGTGAGGACCTCGACGACAGTGGGGAGGTATCGACGGACTTGCTCACGGTCGCTCTCCTGCTCCTCTGGCGACAGTTCTGCATAGGGAGTTCGTATTTGCTTCTCCCATCGGGAAACGAGTTCCGCGGGGATCACCAATGAGCCATCGTCCCGACGCTCACAACGATCGTGCAGGAACTGCTGCCAGCCAGCCCAGCGCTCGTGCTCGACTGCCGCCAACTGATCGATTGCGCGATCGTTTTCAAGTGCCGCTCGGACCCTGACCGAGTCCAGCATCAGATCAGGTCCCTCTTGACGAGCGACCAGTAGTGCTGACCAAGCACGGTCAGCTCGCAAGCCTTTGACTCCATGGCCGCGTGCCACATGTGCGGCGCCCCGACTGGCCGGACCAGGTTGACGCTCCTAAGTGCCTGCAGGACGGCGAAGTCCATGGTCTTGATTGGGTCCGGCTTCGGGATCGAGACCTCCTCGGACCCACTGCGCTCAGGTTCGTAGCCAGGATCCAATATGAGTTCGGTGGTGGGGTCCTCGAACAAATCGACCAGCTTGTGCAGCTTCCCGAGCTCGATTGGGGCATCGGCCTTCCGCAGCGAGACGAACTCTTTGACATTTGTCTTGAAGATCGGTCGCTGGGACCACGGGCCGAGGGACTGGTCGACATGTGCATAAACGCTGCCCGGCGTAACATCCCCGATGAGATTGGCCGCGGCCCCGCTGAGCGCGTCTATCAGCAAGCTCGTGAACACTCCTGAGCCGCCGGTCTCAATCGAATACTGGTTTGCGGCCGAAGCGGTAAGGATTGTGATGCCCTCGGAGATCTCTGCGACCTTCCCCGAAATGGGGTTGCTGCCGGCCGCTCCGCTGTGACAGCTGTCGAGGATGATCACCTTGTTCTTCGCCGGTGACTGGTTGGCGTAGCTCATGACGTCCGCGAACGAGAGGCCGTCGTGCTCGGTGGCAAAGTCGCTCGCGCAGAGGTAGCCGCCGATGCCGTCAATGTGGCCATGACCCGAGAAGTACAGCAGCGCG includes these proteins:
- a CDS encoding caspase family protein; protein product: MRKALIVGIDYYENLRSLNGAVNDAYSVKATLERNADGTRNFAQPNLMTSTGGGSDVTRAELREAIEQLFKDDAEIALLYFSGHGHIDGIGGYLCASDFATEHDGLSFADVMSYANQSPAKNKVIILDSCHSGAAGSNPISGKVAEISEGITILTASAANQYSIETGGSGVFTSLLIDALSGAAANLIGDVTPGSVYAHVDQSLGPWSQRPIFKTNVKEFVSLRKADAPIELGKLHKLVDLFEDPTTELILDPGYEPERSGSEEVSIPKPDPIKTMDFAVLQALRSVNLVRPVGAPHMWHAAMESKACELTVLGQHYWSLVKRDLI